The Cytobacillus oceanisediminis genomic interval CAGAATGATCCCTTCCCCGCTTTCAATGATCAGCGGATCCCTCTCATAGTCTGTCATTTGTGTAAACGGAAGCCATAGATGCTTCATGCTGCTTTCTAAAAGATTTGCCTGCTCTCTCAATTACTGTCCCCCTCCATTAGCTTTGAAAATAGATGTTCAAGCATTTCTGAATCACCAAAGGCAGATAATGGATTTTCTAGGTATGGGATCATCCCTAAAACAGGCACCTTGGTCATAAGCTCAATCATTCGTATGTTGTCCTGCTCAACCTTTGTATCCTCTATTGTCATCTGATTCATGATAATGCCGATCACATTTATCCCTTCTTGTTTTAATCTTTCAGCTGTCAGAACGGTGTGGTTGATTGTGCCTACCCCGGTCCTTGCCACAATCACAACTGGAGCGGACAGTTCTTTCATTAAATCAAGCATGTTGTATCCATCGTCCCTTAAAGGAACGATGACTCCGCCAGCACCTTCTATTAATACAAATTCATTCTCCCTTGACAGCCGCTGATAATGCTCAATGATCTTATTAACCTCTATTTCTATTTCCTCTTCCCTTGCTGCCAGATGCGGGGAGCATGGTTTTTTTAATAGATATGTAGTGGAAGCTGCTAATTCCGGATTGGCCAGTTTATAAAACTCAACATCTGGTGCGCAAAGCACGTCATGAATGATTTCAGCTCCACTTTGCACAGGCTTATATGCAGCCGCCTGGATGCCTTTCTTTGTTAAATAGGCTAAAAGAAGAGCGGCAGCTGTGGTTTTTCCTGCATCAGTATCTGTGCCTGTAATAAAGAGACTTCTAATAAATATTCCTCCTTTTATATGTTAACCATATTTACAATTAAG includes:
- the bioD gene encoding dethiobiotin synthase — its product is MKGGIFIRSLFITGTDTDAGKTTAAALLLAYLTKKGIQAAAYKPVQSGAEIIHDVLCAPDVEFYKLANPELAASTTYLLKKPCSPHLAAREEEIEIEVNKIIEHYQRLSRENEFVLIEGAGGVIVPLRDDGYNMLDLMKELSAPVVIVARTGVGTINHTVLTAERLKQEGINVIGIIMNQMTIEDTKVEQDNIRMIELMTKVPVLGMIPYLENPLSAFGDSEMLEHLFSKLMEGDSN